Proteins encoded together in one Camelina sativa cultivar DH55 chromosome 9, Cs, whole genome shotgun sequence window:
- the LOC104713896 gene encoding replication protein A 32 kDa subunit A, with translation MFSSSQFEPNSAFSGGGFMSSQPSQAYESSSSTAKNREFQGLVPVTVKQITECFQSGGEKSGLVINGISLTNVSLVGLVCDKDDSKVTEVRFTLDDGTGRIDCKRWVNESFDAREMESVRDGTYVRLNGHLKTFQGKTQLLVFSVRPIMDFNEVTFHYIECIHFYSQNSESQGQQAGDVTQSVNTTFQGGSNTNQAAPLNPVVSSQNDGNGRKNLDDMILDYLKQPACTARQQGIHIDEIAQQLKIPKNKLEGVIQSLEGDGLIYSTIDEYHFKHVEL, from the exons ATGTTCTCCAGCAGCCAATTCGAGCCTAACTCGGCCTTCTCCGGCGGCGGATTCATGtcttctcagccttctcaggCCTACGAATCCTCTTCCTCCACCGCTAAG AATCGTGAGTTTCAAGGTCTTGTTCCAGTGACGGTGAAGCAAATCACTGAATGTTTTCAATCCGGTGGTGAGAAATCTGGTCTCGTCATCAATGGGATCTCACTTACAAAC GTCTCACTTGTTGGTCTAGTGTGTGACAAAGATGATTCAAAAGTCACAGAAGTTAGATTTACTCTTGATGATGGTACAGGACGAATTGACTGTAAAAGATG GGTGAATGAATCTTTTGACGCTAGAGAAATGGAGTCTGTGCG TGATGGAACTTATGTGCGTCTCAATGGTCATCTGAAGACTTTTCAGGGGAAAACTCAGCTTCTTGTTTTCTCTGTCAG gcCTATAATGGACTTTAATGAGGTTACGTTTCACTACATTGAGTGTATACACTTCTACTCCCAGAACTCTGAATCACAG GGACAACAAGCTGGTGATGTTACTCAGTCGGTTAACACTACGTTTCAAGGTGGATCTAACACAAACCAGGCAGCACCATTGAACCCT GTGGTGTCCTCTCAAAACGATGGGAATGGTCGCAAGAACTTGGATGACATGATTCTAGACTATCTAAAGCAACCTGCTTGCAC AGCAAGACAACAGGGTATACACATTGATGAAATTGCTCAGCAATTGAAGATCCCAAAGAACAAGCTAGA GGGCGTTATCCAATCACTGGAAGGAGATGGTCTGATATACTCGACAATCGATGAGTATCACTTCAAGCACGTCGAGCTCTGA
- the LOC104715930 gene encoding putative F-box/kelch-repeat protein At3g17540 — MISDLPNDLESEILSRVPTKSLAKLQTTCNTRLVVWNPCTGQTRRIKPRTRYRCDDYYALGYVNSKSSGRSFKILRSCSYENDKEQRVDEFEIYEFSSDSWRVLDYFTRDYDVFCGGMSLKGNTYWVAGDKQTGLFMLYFDFTTESFGRFPLPFQSNNLEDTAALSVVKEEKLSVLHQNILDFSNVMTICVTNKIGEGIELSWSNFVLTVDYDRFNLESVVNVTSFLLDEENKVAVCSDADMDDGYMTRIYPLSHLGEPYLQMIDLRFLRFELI, encoded by the exons ATGATCTCTGATCTTCCAAACGATTTGGAATCCGAAATACTCTCTAGGGTTCCTACCAAGTCTCTAGCGAAATTGCAAACTACTTGCA ACACTAGACTTGTAGTTTGGAACCCCTGTACAGGTCAAACTCGACGGATCAAACCAAGAACTCGTTACCGGTGTGATGATTATTATGCTCTAGGATACGTAAACAGCAAGTCTTCTGGCCGTAGCTTCAAAATCTTGAGGTCTTGCAGTTATGAAAACGACAAGGAACAACGGGTTGATGAGTTTGAGATCTATGAGTTTAGCTCTGATTCTTGGAGGGTTCTTGATTACTTCACCCGTGACTATGACGTATTTTGCGGCGGCATGTCTTTAAAAGGAAATACTTACTGGGTTGCTGGAGATAAACAAACCGGCCTTTTcatgttgtattttgatttcaCAACCGAGAGCTTTGGGCGTTTTCCTCTTCCGTTTCAGAGTAATAATCTTGAAGATACCGCGGCTCTATCAGTTGTTAAGGAAGAAAAACTCTCGGTGTTACATCAAAACATTCTTGACTTTTCTAATGTGATGACGATATGTGTGACCAACAAGATTGGTGAGGGCATAGAGTTGTCGTGGAGCAACTTCGTCTTAACAGTGGATTATGATagatttaatttagaaagtgtGGTGAATGTGACAAGCTTCTTGTTGGACGAGGAGAATAAAGTAGCAGTGTGTTCtgatgctgacatggatgatggATATATGACCAGAATCTAC CCACTTTCACATCTTGGAGAACCATACCTTCAAATGATTGATCTCCGATTCTTAAGATTTGAACTCATTTAA
- the LOC104713897 gene encoding cytoplasmic 60S subunit biogenesis factor REI1 homolog 2, which produces MSGLACNSCNKEFEDDAEQKFHYKSEWHRYNLKRKIAGVPGVTESLFEARQAAIAQEKVKAVEAPMLYTCGICNKGYRSSKAHEQHLKSKSHVLKASASNKEEGDKAIIKQLPPRRVEKNDTAQLKGSIEEEESEESEDEWTEVDSDEDLDAEMNESGEDEEEEEEDMDEDGIEFEFDPSCCLMCDRKHRTIEKCMVHMHKFHGFFIPDVEYLKDPKGFLTYLGLKVKRDFVCLYCNELCRPFSSLEAVRKHMDAKGHCKVHYGDGGDEEDAELEEFYDYSSSYVNGDENQMVVSGESVNTVELLGGSELVITKRTDNKVTSRTLGSREFMRYYKQKPPPSSQKHLVNSLTSRYKRMGLATVHSKEDIVRMKVLREMNKRGARSSVRLGMKSNVIRNLPNNVTY; this is translated from the exons ATGTCAGGTTTAGCGTGTAATTCGTGTAACAAGGAGTTCGAAGACGACGCTGAGCAAAAGTTTCATTACAAATCCGAATGGCACCGTTACAATCTCAAGCGCAAG ATAGCTGGTGTTCCTGGAGTTACAGAGTCACTATTTGAAGCTAGACAAGCAGCTATAGCTCAGGAAAAGGTCAAAGCTGTTGAAGCACCGATGCTTTATACCTGTGGTATCTGTAATAAAGGTTACAGGAGTTCCAAGGCTCATGAGCAGCATCTTAAGTCCAAGAGTCATGTTTTGAAGGCTTCGGCGAGTAACAAAGAGGAAGGTGATAAAGCTATAATCAAGCAGCTTCCTCCTCGTCGTGTTGAGAAGAATGATACTGCTCAGTTGAAGGGTTCGATTGAGGAGGAGGAAAGTGAAGAGAGTGAGGATGAATGGACTGAGGTTGATTCGGATGAGGATTTGGATGCGGAAATGAATGAGTctggtgaagatgaagaagaagaagaagaagatatggatGAGGATGGtattgagtttgagtttgaccCTTCTTGCTGTTTGATGTGTGATAGGAAGCATAGGACGATTGAGAAATGTATGGTTCATATgcataagtttcatggattctTCATTCCTGATGTCGAGTACTTGAAGGATCCTAAAGGGTTTCTAACTTACCTCGGCCTAAAG GTCAAGAGAGACTTTGTGTGTCTGTACTGCAATGAATTGTGCCGTCCGTTTAGCAGTTTGGAAGCTGTTCGAAAGCATATGGATGCCAAAGGTCATTGCAAAGTGCATTatggtgatggtggtgatgaagaagatgcagaGCTAGAAGAGTTCTATGACTACAGCAGCAG TTATGTCAATGGAGACGAAAATCAGATGGTTGTGTCCGGTGAGTCAGTGAACACCGTAGAGCTTTTGGGTGGGTCTGAGCTTGTTATCACCAAGAGAACCGATAACAAAGTAACCTCTAGGACTCTCGGGTCTCGGGAATTCATGCGCTACTACAAACAGAAGCCACCCCCATCTTCTCAGAAGCACCTTGTCAACTCTTTAACCTCGAG GTACAAGAGAATGGGTCTAGCAACAGTGCATTCAAAGGAGGATATAGTGAGGATGAAGGTGCTGAGAGAGATGAACAAAAGAGGAGCAAGAAGCAGTGTCAGGCTCGGAATGAAGAGCAACGTCATCAGAAATCTCCCCAACAACGTCACTTATTAA
- the LOC104713895 gene encoding fasciclin-like arabinogalactan protein 3, with the protein MGLKVSSSFLCLAILLAVSSIVSAVNITRALEKYPEFSSMTELFAKTELTPIINKRQTITVLALSNDAIGSISGRPEEELKNILMNHVVLDYFDELKLKALKDKSTLLTTLYQSTGLGQQQNGFLNCTKSNGKIYFGSGVKGAPQTAEYITTVFRNPYNLSVVQISMPIVAPGLGAPVKVPPPPPMSSPPAPSPTKKGAATPAPGPAEEEDYADSPPGLAPETAPASAPSEADSPAPAPEKSGKKKMPAADEAEPPSSASKTGLNFGAVLVLGFVASFAGF; encoded by the coding sequence ATGGGTCTCAAAGTCTCCTCTTCTTTCCTCTGTCTCGCCATCTTACTCGCTGTTTCCTCCATTGTATCAGCGGTTAACATAACCCGAGCGCTCGAGAAATACCCTGAATTCAGCAGCATGACTGAGCTTTTCGCCAAGACCGAGCTCACGCCGATTATCAACAAACGTCAAACCATCACCGTGCTGGCTCTTAGCAACGACGCTATTGGTTCCATCTCTGGTAGACCCGAGGAAGAGCTCAAGAACATTCTTATGAACCATGTTGTTCTTGACTACTTTGATGAGCTCAAGCTCAAGGCTCTCAAGGACAAGAGCACATTGCTCACTACCCTTTACCAGTCCACCGGTTTGGGACAACAGCAAAACGGTTTCCTCAACTGCACCAAATCTAACGGAAAGATTTACTTCGGTTCCGGTGTGAAAGGCGCTCCCCAAACCGCTGAGTACATTACGACAGTCTTCCGTAACCCATACAATCTCTCTGTGGTCCAGATCAGCATGCCCATTGTGGCTCCTGGACTTGGGGCTCCGGTTAAGGTTCCTCCACCCCCACCCATGTCTTCACCACCAGCTCCATCTCCCACCAAGAAGGGTGCTGCCACTCCAGCTCCTGGAccagctgaggaagaagattaCGCAGACTCTCCTCCTGGTTTAGCTCCAGAGACCGCACCTGCATCAGCACCATCAGAAGCTGATTCACCAGCTCCGGCACCAGAGAAGTCTGGTAAGAAAAAGATGCCAGCAGCTGACGAGGCTGAACCACCTTCTTCTGCGTCTAAGACTGGCTTGAACTTTGGTGCTGTCCTCGTTCTCGGGTTTGTTGCTAGCTTTGCTGGGTTCTAA
- the LOC104713898 gene encoding DNA (cytosine-5)-methyltransferase 2-like: METKAGKQNKRSVAESDDVSGTRRPKRAAACTNFKEKPIRISEKSAAVEAKKHQIVDEEVVGIQLTTSMERNHDQPRPNRRLTEFSFHDSNGVPQPLEMLEVDDVFVGGIILPLDNDKEKEKGARCQSFGRVENWNISGYEDGSPVIWISTELADYECRKPATSYKKMYDYFFEKACACVAVYKHLSKNPDTSLDDLLAAVVRSMSGSKFFSSNGAIHDFVMSQGEFIYNQLAGLDETSKKHETSFVANPILVSLRDESSRVHKALSNVALWIDESKASTSGVVDKEMKCAKLLQDEEYRKFLQQPRSKSTSTSASKFYVKINEDEIANDYPLPAYYNSTTEEADELLLSDPGYEVDTSDLPCRTLHNWALYNSESRLISLELLPMKPCADIDVTIFGSGVVTDDDGNGFSLDDSESSTSTQSHDPDGMNIFLSQIKEWMVEFGSEMIFITLRTDMAWYRLGKPSEQYAPWFEPVMKTARIGRSILALLKNETRVAKLSYADVIKRLCDMEKDDKAYISDKPLDVERYVGVHAQIILQLLTEYPDKDIRRCAFVHGLASKLQDRHHTKWVIKKEKVLQNGKNKNPRAQRSSKMKPMQATTTRLINRIWGEFYSMYSPEVLPEEIGEEEKPEELEEEEEDENEEDDAEETLPEAVGVQKSPSPKKIRSSSEQMEVKWDGEILGNTSAGEPLYGKALVGGQMVVVGDAIILEVGDQDETPAIYFVEYMFESVDHCKMLHGKLLQRGSNTVLGNAANERELFLTNECLMVQLNDIKGTVGFEIRSRSWGHQYRKENTIADRLDRERAEERKQKGVSTDYYCKSLYSPEKGGFFSLPRGDMGLGSGFCSSCKIREDEEEKSKTKLNASKTSFCSNGIEYFVEDFIYIIPSYITKDGLEKDSKRKSFIRYGRNIGLSAYVVCQLLDIIVISEPKKASKASFEVKVARFYRPEDISAEKAYTSDIQEIYYSHDTYVLPPMAIKGKCEVRKKNDMPLCSEHPILDHIFFCELFYDSSNGSLGKLPSNRKLKFSTSKDDKLLREKKRKRVEGEASSGVIVKPDEVPKEMRLATLDIFAGCGGLSYGLEKAGVSHKKWAIEYEEPAGQAFKQNHPESTVFVDNCNVILRAIMEKCGDVDDCISTVEATELAAKLDEYQKSTLPVPGQVDFINGGPPCQGFSHMNRFSDSTWSKVQCEMILAFLSFADYFRPKYFLLENVKGFVSYNEGRTFQLTLASLLEMGYQVRFGILEAGAYGISQPRKRAFIWAAAPEEVLPQWPEPMHVFNNPGLKIPLSRGLHYAAVETTKFGAPFRSITVRDTIGDLPPVKNGESNIVKEYEGADPVSWFQKKMRGNMIVLTDHICKEMSELNLIRCKKIPKRPGADWHDLPDENVKLSNGLMEKLIPSCLLNKAKYHNGYKGLYGRLDWQGNLPISITDPQPMGMVGMCFHPEQDRIITVRECARSQGFPDSYEFSGKIKHKHRQIGNAVPPPLAFALGRKLKEALYLKRSLQHQS, from the exons ATGGAGACAAAAGCTgggaaacaaaacaagagaagtGTTGCTGAATCGGATGATGTCTCCGGGACAAGGAGGCCAAAGCGAGCAGCAGCATGTACAAACTTCAAGGAGAAACCTATCCGTATCTCTGAGAAATCTGCAGCTGTTGAAGCCAAGAAGCATCAGATCGTGGACGAGGAGGTCGTGGGGATCCAGTTAACTACTTCTATGGAGAGAAACCATGACCAACCTCGTCCAAATCGGAGGCTAACTGAATTCAGTTTCCATGATTCAAACGGAGTTCCACAGCCTCTAGAGATGTTGGAAGTTGATGACGTCTTTGTCGGAGGTATTATCTTACCTTTAGATAatgacaaagagaaagaaaagggtgCGAGGTGTCAATCTTTTGGACGAGTAGAGAACTGGAATATCTCTGGTTATGAAGATGGTTCCCCGGTGATATGGATCTCAACCGAGTTAGCCGATTACGAATGTCGTAAACCTGCTACCAGCTACAAGAAGATGTATGATTATTTCTTTGAAAAGGCTTGTGCTTGTGTGGCTGTGTATAAGCACTTGTCCAAGAATCCTGATACAAgtcttgatgatcttcttgcGGCGGTTGTTAGATCGATGAGCGGAAGCAAGTTCTTTTCTAGCAACGGGGCCATCCATGATTTTGTTATGTCCCAAGGAGAGTTCATATATAACCAACTAGCTGGGTTGGATGAGACAagcaagaaacatgaaacaagCTTTGTTGCGAATCCTATTCTTGTCTCTCTAAGAGATGAGAGTAGTAGAGTTCACAAGGCTTTGTCTAATGTGGCTTTGTGGATTGATGAGAGCAAAGCCTCGACATCTGGTGTTGTTGACAAGGAGATGAAATGTGCCAAACTACTACAAGATGAAGAGTATAGGAAATTTTTGCAGCAGCCGAGAAGTAAGAGCACCTCAACTTCTGCTTCGAAGTTTTACGTTAAGATCAATGAAGACGAGATTGCCAATGATTATCCTCTCCCAGCTTACTATAACAGCACCACAGAAGAAGCAGACGAGCTTTTACTTTCTGATCCTGGGTACGAGGTTGATACTAGTGATCTACCTTGTAGAACACTTCACAACTGGGCTCTTTACAACTCTGAATCACGGTTGATATCTCTAGAGCTTCTACCTATGAAGCCATGTGCTGATATAGATGTCACCATCTTCGGGTCAGGTGTGGTGACTGACGATGATGGAAATGGGTTTTCTTTGGATGATTCAGAGAGCTCTACCTCTACGCAGTCGCATGATCCTGATGGGATGAATATATTCCTCAGTCAAATCAAGGAATGGATGGTTGAGTTTGGGTCAGAAATGATCTTCATTACATTACGAACAGATATGGCATG GTATCGACTTGGGAAACCGTCAGAACAATATGCTCCTTGGTTTGAACCTGTTATGAAAACAGCCAGGATCGGGAGGAGCATTTTGGCTTTGCTCAAGAACGAAACAAGAGTTGCTAAGCTTTCATATGCAGACGTCATAAAAAGACTATGCGATATGGAGAAGGACGATAAAGCTTACATCTCTGATAAACCATTGGATGTGGAGAGATATGTGGGAGTCCATGCACAAATTATCTTGCAGCTTCTGACTGAGTATCCTGACAAGGATATCAGAAGGTGTGCATTTGTTCATGGTCTTGCAAGTAAATTGCAAGATAGACACCACACGAAATGGGTCATCAAGAAGGAGAAAGTCTTGCAGAATGGAAAGAACAAGAATCCAAGGGCACAAAGGTCATCCAAGATGAAACCCATGCAAGCAACAACAACTCGCCTTATCAATAGAATTTGGGGAGAGTTTTACTCCATGTACTCTCCAGAGGTTTTACCTGAGgagattggtgaagaagaaaagcctGAAGAGcttgaggaggaagaggaggacgaGAATGAGGAGGATGACGCAGAGGAGACTCTACCAGAAGCTGTTGGGGTTCAAAAGTCTCCAAGTCCTAAGAAAATCAGAAGTAGTTCTGAGCAAATGGAAGTGAAGTGGGATGGTGAGATTCTTGGAAACACTTCAGCTGGTGAGCCTCTCTATGGCAAAGCTCTTGTTGGAGGGCAAATGGTGGTTGTAGGTGATGCTATCATCTTGGAAGTTGGTGATCAAGATGAGACTCCGGCGATATACTTTGTGGAGTACATGTTTGAAAGTGTAGATCACTGCAAGATGCTACATGGTAAACTCTTACAGAGAGGATCCAACACTGTTCTTGGGAATGCGGCTAACGAGAGGGAACTATTCTTGACTAATGAATGTCTTATGGTTCAGCTCAATGACATAAAAGGAACAGTCGGTTTTGAGATTCGATCACGGTCGTGGGGGCATCAATATAGGAAGGAGAACACCATTGCGGATAGGCTTGATCGAGAAAgagcagaagaaagaaaacaaaaaggggtTTCAACCGATTACTACTGCAAAAGCTTGTACTCACCAGAGAAAGGTGGGTTCTTTAGTCTTCCAAGAGGTGATATGGGCCTTGGTTCTGGATTCTGCAGTTCATGTAAGATAAGGGAGGATGAAGAGGAAAAGtctaaaacaaaactcaatgCTTCAAAGACAAGCTTTTGCTCCAATGGAATCGAGTATTTTGTTGAGGATTTTATTTACATAATCCCCAGCTACATAACTAAAGATGGATTGGAGAAGGATAGTAAGAGAAAATCGTTTATAAGGTATGGTCGAAACATTGGGCTTAGTGCTTATGTTGTTTGCCAATTGCTGGACATCATTGTCATAAGCGAACCTAAAAAAGCCAGTAAAGCTTCCTTTGAGGTTAAGGTGGCAAGGTTTTATAGGCCTGAGGATATATCTGCAGAGAAAGCATATACTTCAGACATACAAGAG ATATATTATAGCCATGATACATATGTTCTTCCTCCAATGGCTATAAAGGGGAAATGTGAAGTAAGGAAGAAAAATGATATGCCCTTATGCAGTGAACATCCAATATTAGACCATATCTTCTTCTGTGAACTTTTCTATGACTCCTCTAATGGTTCTCTCGGAAAg TTGCCTTCAAATAGGAAGTTGAAGTTCTCTACTAGTAAAGACGACAAACttttaagagaaaagaagaggaaaagagtgGAGGGTGAAGCTAGCTCTGGGGTGATTGTGAAGCCTGATGAGGTACCTAAAGAGATGCGTCTAGCTACACTAGATATTTTTGCTGGATGTGGTGGCCTGTCTTATGGACTAGAAAAAGCgg GTGTATCTCATAAAAAGTGGGCGATCGAGTATGAAGAGCCAGCTGGGCAAGCTTTTAAGCAAAACCATCCTGAGTCAACTGTTTTTGTTGACAACTGCAATGTGATTCTTAG GGCTATAATGGAGAAATGTGGAGATGTAGATGATTGTATCTCTACTGTGGAGGCTACTGAACTTGCAGCTAAACTTGATGAATACCAGAAGAGTACTCTTCCAGTTCCTGGTCAAGTTGATTTCATTAACGGAGGACCTCCATGTCAA GGATTTTCTCATATGAACAGGTTCAGCGACAGCACTTGGAGTAAAGTTCAGTGTGAAATGATATTGGCATTTTTGTCCTTTGCTGATTATTTCCGgccaaaatattttcttctagAAAATGTGAAGGGCTTCGTCTCATATAATGAAGGGCGTACATTTCAACTCACTCTGGCTTCTCTTCTTGAAATGGGGTACCag GTAAGATTTGGAATCTTGGAGGCAGGTGCATATGGAATATCACAACCTCGTAAAAGAGCTTTCATTTGGGCAGCTGCACCAGAAGAAGTTCTTCCACAGTGGCCTGAGCCAATGCATGTCTTTAATAACCCGGGTTTAAAAATCCCACTATCTCGAGGTTTACATTATGCTGCTGTTGAGACTACTAAATTTGGTGCACCTTTCCGCTCAATCACGGTGAGAGACACAATTGGCGATCTTCCACCAGTAAAGAACGGAGAGTCCAATATAGTGAAAGAG TATGAAGGTGCTGATCCAGTTTCCTGGTTCCAAAAGAAGATGAGAGGAAACATGATTGTTCTTACTGATCATATATGTAAAGAGATGAGCGAACTAAACCTCATTCGATGTAAGAAAATCCCAAAGAGGCCAGGTGCTGATTGGCATGACCTGCCGGACGAAAAC GTGAAATTATCAAATGGGCTCATGGAAAAGTTGATTCCTTCCTGTCTATTAAACAAAGCTAAGTACCACAATGGTTATAAAGGACTTTATGGTAGATTAGACTGGCAAGGCAACTTACCCATTTCCATCACCGATCCACAGCCAATGGGTATGGTGGGAATGTGCTTCCATCCTGAACAGGACAGAATTATCACTGTCCGTGAATGCGCCCGATCTCAG GGCTTTCCAGATAGCTATGAGTTTTCAGGAAAGATAAAACACAAACATAGGCAGATTGGGAATGCAGTCCCTCCACCATTGGCGTTTGCTCTCGGTCGGAAGCTTAAAGAAGCCCTATATCTCAAGCGCTCTCTTCAACATCAATCCTAA
- the LOC104713894 gene encoding DNA ligase 1 isoform X1, translated as MAPPKVDGEGKGKAVATTVPSTRVLRSMDRKTRSDTRRSGSSSKLVQLESPEKKKRKTKAKAGGSATKKIKKEKEEEEEEEEEEEEEEVAVKVEKEEEEEDGEDDAAEEAKEEEDDDNSGKKKIVIEHCKQCKSFKEKANQVKEGLEEAVPGIIVTVNPDKPRRGCFEIREEGGETFISLLGMKRPFTPMMELKMEEVIKDIVEKIK; from the exons ATGGCGCCGCCGAAGGTCGACGGAGAAGGGAAAGGGAAAGCTGTAGCTACTACTGTGCCGTCGACAAGAGTGCTACGAAGCATGGATCGGAAGACTCGAAGTGACACTCGGCGAAGCGGTTCTTCTTCTAAGCTTGTTCAGCTCGAATCtcctgagaagaagaaaaggaagacgAAAGCGAAGGCTGGTGGATCTGCGACGAAGaagattaagaaagaaaaagaagaagaagaagaagaagaagaagaagaagaagaagaagaggtcgcTGTGAAAGTtgagaaagaggaggaggaggaagatggtgaagatgatgctGCAGAGgaagcaaaggaagaagaagatgacgataactctgggaagaagaagattgtgatCGAGCACTG CAAACAATGCAAATCGTTCAAGGAGAAGGCAAATCAGGTGAAGGAAGGTTTGGAGGAAGCTGTTCCTGGCATCATTGTGACTGTGAATCCTGATAAG CCAAGGCGTGGTTGCTTTGAGATTCGAGAGGAAGGTGGTGAAACATTTATCAGTCTTTTG GGTATGAAGCGCCCATTTACACCGATGATGGAACTGAAGATGGAAGAGGTCATTAAGGACATCGTGGAGAAGATTAAATGA
- the LOC104713894 gene encoding selenoprotein H isoform X2, with the protein MAPPKVDGEGKGKAVATTVPSTRVLRSMDRKTRSDTRRSGSSSKLVQLESPEKKKRKTKAKAGGSATKKIKKEKEEEEEEEEEEEEEEEEEDDDNSGKKKIVIEHCKQCKSFKEKANQVKEGLEEAVPGIIVTVNPDKPRRGCFEIREEGGETFISLLGMKRPFTPMMELKMEEVIKDIVEKIK; encoded by the exons ATGGCGCCGCCGAAGGTCGACGGAGAAGGGAAAGGGAAAGCTGTAGCTACTACTGTGCCGTCGACAAGAGTGCTACGAAGCATGGATCGGAAGACTCGAAGTGACACTCGGCGAAGCGGTTCTTCTTCTAAGCTTGTTCAGCTCGAATCtcctgagaagaagaaaaggaagacgAAAGCGAAGGCTGGTGGATCTGCGACGAAGaagattaagaaagaaaaagaagaagaagaagaagaagaagaagaagaagaagaagaagag gaagaagaagatgacgataactctgggaagaagaagattgtgatCGAGCACTG CAAACAATGCAAATCGTTCAAGGAGAAGGCAAATCAGGTGAAGGAAGGTTTGGAGGAAGCTGTTCCTGGCATCATTGTGACTGTGAATCCTGATAAG CCAAGGCGTGGTTGCTTTGAGATTCGAGAGGAAGGTGGTGAAACATTTATCAGTCTTTTG GGTATGAAGCGCCCATTTACACCGATGATGGAACTGAAGATGGAAGAGGTCATTAAGGACATCGTGGAGAAGATTAAATGA
- the LOC104715929 gene encoding glycine-rich cell wall structural protein 1.0-like, which translates to METWIIIVIAIASCVGVLMFLVALTGSLVKDGAGEDGGEGNTGGGGQVIRGNDGGRVDVGIRGFGYHGGFWNNGGRDYGIRGFGVHRGTWNIGGRGGSGWFGGGGGFDSSSGGAVGGGGGGGGGC; encoded by the coding sequence ATGGAGACGTGGATAATAATAGTCATAGCTATTGCTTCTTGTGTTGGTGTTTTGATGTTTCTTGTTGCTTTGACTGGAAGCCTGGTCAAAGATGGGGCTGGTGAGGACGGAGGAGAAGGAAACACGGGAGGAGGAGGTCAGGTTATCCGAGGCAATGATGGCGGCCGTGTGGATGTGGGAATTCGTGGTTTCGGGTATCATGGAGGGTTTTGGAATAATGGTGGCCGAGATTATGGAATTCGTGGTTTTGGGGTTCATAGAGGGACTTGGAATATtggtggccgtggtggcagcggctggtttggtggtggtggaggtttTGACAGCAGCAGTGGCGGTGCTGTTGGAGGTGGAGGCGGAGGCGGAGGAGGTTGCTAA